The Camelina sativa cultivar DH55 chromosome 18, Cs, whole genome shotgun sequence DNA window ACCACATTCAGAAAGCATATTCATAGTATTGGAATGCTTCACCTAcgagatttatgaagaaagaTTATACATATCTTTTCGAAGGGGAGATTACGttgctatactctttttccctttgcATGATTtttatcccaatgggtttttccgtgacaaagtttttaatgaggtagtatGTAACTCGTCAatggtgatggataatcaagggGGGGGGGGTATTGTAAAGCACAAGTGTGATTATTTCATCACAAACACATGGCATTACACTTGTCCATATAGTGTTACATAatctttgaagtgttaacactTGTCATTACATCTTTTTACTTGTCATTACCAAAACTAATGAGTGTGACACTCATGTGTTTTGTaatgcattatatatatgaagttgTAGGAGAGTAATACACATATAAGTTTCCTTTGATAAAAAAGACTCCCAAAATTTCTCTCACTCTCGTGGCTgctccttcctctctctcactttattatttcttgttctctttacaaaatatttcaaacacACATAAGtgtatattagttataaatcaTAACAGACttctattaaaacaaaatttgttaccATCTCTTATATGTTATATAGAAAATAACTgaacaatatttataaattgttatttttttgaagtaaaaaaaaatgattatttaattCTTAAAGTTTAGAGAATGATCGCTAAATTCCTCAGCTTCTGGTAATTTGCAAAATTATTCTGTAACTTTCACGCTTGCAAACTAATTCCTCAAGTTTCCGTTGACTATGcaaaattaagttaaaaaaaatcaatgttaacttatacatttttcaatttaatttttcaagtttcaatttaCGTAGTCAACATAAATTTGGAGAAATAGAACTAATCTGCATACATGATAGTTAAGGAATTAATATGTCTGTCAAATGCAAATATTTGACGAACTAAGTGATCTTTTCTGAAAATAGTCTGTTTTGGTTTAGGAGTTgtatttaaaacatattataaaaccaaacataataCAATGTACTCTTTAATtgtaataagaaaaattaataaactaagaaaatgtgtatattactttaaataatatttcttataaaatgCAGTAGCATAATGCATGGATTCAGTATGAATCTATTACTGGAAGGCCACTTATTGAAAAAATTTGATCTAGCGTGCCACCCAAAACGTGATATCCCCACTTTACTCTTAACGAAAGAATTGttgaattaatataattttaaccaaacaaaaaaaactgtcgAGCAGCTCGAATCTCTCGTCTATTGCTGGGAATATCATGGTGGTCAACGGAGAACGAAGGTCGCGATTCGGAGCAGCTCTCATTCCATTACTCTTGCTCGACGGCTGCCTTTGACGCAATAACCGCCGCGTAATTCTTACATTGTTCGTCCGTTGCATTTAATTCATGTAAGATTGAGTTATTTATTAGGTTTTgtacatttttcaaattttgggGTTCGCTTGATCTGGGCATTTTGTTGTTTAGGTATGTACATTGGATTGATATATTCTGTTTAAAGGAGCGCAGTAACTAATTGCATTGGTATGTACTGTTTGAATCGTGTTAAAATAAGAGAATCTCATATCTGAGTAGACCAATTTGATTAGAGCGGTATTTTATAGGTTAACTGGAAAAACTGGTACAAATGTATGATTGTAGGACAAGTGTATAACCGGTACAACTGTGGCTATGTAATTGTCTTTTATGTGGTTATATTTCCAGGAGGCGATGAAGAGGAATAGCCACACAAGTGTACATTATGACATTGGCGGATACTATTCAGAGCATGAGTGGATTTCGAAAAATCCACTATATGTTATATTGTTTAAGATGGCATCTTTGGAGAAGATAACATATTATGTGTTAGTAGATAAGATACGGAAGACGAGTGCAATTAATGAAGCCGCAGGAAAGCTGAAATTGATTTACCATCAATCTAAAGCTCGAAGAGAGTCAAATATTGAAGATGACGATGacgtatatgtatttttaacatCATTAGACACAGATGGACTTAAACCAGTATTGCATGTGGAGTTGGAAAATGGTGTCGAGCAACTGTCAAGAGCAGAGCGTGGAAGTTCTGTTGGCGTAAATTATGAGAGTGTTGATGATCAACAGTGTCATGCAGGAATCATGACTATTTTTAGAGAGGGGGAAAACATCACAACAAGAGCCGATTATTGTGGAGACTATTATTGAAGAACGGGATATTGAGCATCCGATTATTGATGAGAGAATGGAGAATGCTGAGAGAATGCAAAATGCTGAGAGAATGGAGAATGCTGAGAGAATAGAGAATGCTGAGAGAATGGAGAATGCTGAGAGAATAGAGAATGCTGAGAGAATGGAGAATGTTGAGACAGTGGAGATTGGTGAAAATGTTATTATTGAAAATTGTGAGAATGTAGCGGGTGTGGATAACCCGATAGGTATTGTGGATGTCTTTGAGGGTGGTAGGATTGAATATGTTGAGCCTCCTCGTCATGTATAAGTAAGTCATACTTATAAAGAATGGGAAGATGGTACAGGTCTGGAAATATTTCAAGAATTTTCTTCTAAAGAGGCAATATGGGATGTGCTTAACAAAGCTGCAATTAAGCATTGTTATGGTGTGAAGTCAGTTAAGTCTGACACGAAGCGACTTATGGTGGAATGTAGTCAAGCTGAAAAAGGTTGTGAATGATATTTACGAGTTGGAAAAATTAAGGATTCTGATTTTTGGAGTGTTAGAGTACATAAAAACATGCAGACATGCTCTCGGACTGAGTTAAACAACTACCACCTTGAGTACAGCGTTATAGGTCCAGATGAGAAGACATATTTGGTGGacttaaaaatgaaaagttgtTCTTGTAGATGTTTTAGTATTGACAAGTACCCATGTGTCCATGTCATGGCCACAGTCAGAAAACTCATGaggagagaaggaagaacagtGCATATCGAAATGCATGATCTCTGCTCAATATATCACTTGATTGAGACGTGGGTATTGGCATATTACAGAACAATTTATGTTGTACCGCATGAGTCTGACTGGAATGTTCCTGCTGCAATTCGACAATTAATGGCTAAACCGCCATAATACACTAAAACTGGTGGTGGAAGAACTCTAGAAAAGAGGTTTCGTTCTATTGTGGAACGTCGTCGTAAGAGGGGGAGGCAAATGAATTTTAAACCTGGAATAAACCTCGATAACTGGTTGCAGCCTCCAAATCGTGCTGGACAAACTGGGGACACCtaagtttattttatgtatCTTTGTTTTGTGGAATGTTCTGTTTTATGCTTGTGTTGTTTATCGTAGAACCAATTGTAAGTCTTGACAACTAAATTCTGgttttatgtatgtgttttttgttggttattcaGTAAACCAGGTTCATCTGGGGACAACTAAGAATATCACTTGCTGATGAGTTGGTTTTAAGTGGATCAACTTATAGGTTAAACAGGAACAATTTGTAGGTTCAACAGGAACAACTAGTAGGTTCAACAGGTACAACTAATAGGTCCAACAGGAACAACTAAcgaaaatttatttgttgtgtCTCAAGGTCTTCTATTATTTGCTGAAATTAAGGTAAATTATAGGTAAGAAAAAGTCCATAACAAGAAATTAGATTGtgaattttatttctattttttcttaatacaagCTATTATTTCATATGAACCTCTCTTCAAAGTATATGAGGCTCTTTGTTCTTCTCATTCAATTGACAACAAAATACGGGAAAATACTGATATCGATAAATTTTTCAACAAGAACCTCTTAAGTGATGAATTATTATGACAACAAATGTGACCAACTTTAATCCCTAAAGGTTAAGTAAAGGCCAactaataaaacacaaaaatctttaaagtacAACTTTGTTAGTATAGGAACAACTGGACACTTAAGACAACTATGAGTATAGATATCGGTATTTTAGTATTATTCCGCCGACATTTCTGAAGGTAGACAAAACATGTGGAAGCTCAGACACGTGCtctccaaaatatatttattttataaccCGCTCTTCTATTTGATTTCACAATTcaattcattttctttaattattcaCAATTTCAAAACTAGATCTAGGATTTcgatgaagagaagagaaagagaagcggCTGCAATTTCAGGTTTCGGTAATTAACAATGCCAATCAGCTACACTGAGAGTTCTGAAACTGAACCAAGTCTCGACAGTGGTTGTGCAAGAGAGGACTGTAATTACGGTGTTCCAACCAAATATTTCTGTGGCGAACAGATTCAACAGGAAGTGTGTGCTTTTGGGCAAAATCAAGGTAGAAAATTCTACAAGTGCCCAAAGAGTGAGGTAACgttattttgtaaatcttcaaaaaaatCATGAGTATATTGCAAAACTTGTTAGTaagaagtcttttttattttgaaaaatgaaaaacatgagCATAGGATGGTGGCCAACATATATCAAAGTGGTGGGATGATGTTGTTGATTACGAGTTTCTTAGGTTGTGGAACGAAATTAGGAAGCAATGTGGTAACAATCCTGCAATGGAGTCAATTCCTGAGTCAAAGCGTCGTATGCATATTGAACTTGATTCCATCAAGGAGCAGAATCAGCAGAGTCCTACTTTGGCGTCACTTTCTGAGTCAATGCGTCTTATGCGTATTGACATTGCTAATGTTAAGGAGGAGAATGAGCTCATTGCAAATTTGTACCGTTTTGGAGGTGGTGCGCTTATCCAAGAAAGAATATGAGATTGGTAAGCTGAAGGAGTTACTTTCTAAGTGGTAGTTTGTGTGGGCTAGATTAAGAATATCATCTTTGTAAGTTCGTGAATGATAACATGGAAGATAATCTATCTatctttgttgttgtaaatTTTTCTAAGACGTATTTGTATTTGTTCTCCATGGAAAATTCTATCTACCTTTTTTGGTGTAAAACTTTATAAGACGTAGTTGTACCAAAATATGCCAGTTGTACTTTACAAAAACGTACATACTATAACCAAAAAAGTGTACTTTAAgattaccaaaaatattgtAGTTGTACTAAATTAATATTGTAGTTGTACTAAATTAAACCAGTTGTCCAAACTGAATTACACATAGTTGTACTTTAAAAAGGGTTGTACCTAAATAACATCAAAATACAACCTCATTACAAGTCTTCCAAAGATAATACTACTTTCGAATCCCAAAATACACAATCCTACTTTCGTTGTTGCTTCCCACCACTTGTGTATGGTGTCTTAAGCAGATTGGAAGGTTCCCTTCTTCGCTTCTTCCTAGTTTCTATTAAAGTGATATTGTCATTCATATTGGATTTCTTCgctttcaccttcttcttctcttgatcCTTATTCTTCTCTTGTTCCTCCATTCCCTCTTGATCTTCCATTTCCTCTTGTTCTTCCATTTCCTCTTGATCTTCCATTTCCTTTTGATCTTTCTCTTGATCCTTCTCATTCTCCTTCTCTTGATTCTTCTCATTCTCCTTCTCTTAATTCTTCTCCTGACCAACTGCATAATTTTGGTAACAGactactaaaaaaacaaataatgcaTAACTCCACCATCAAATAAACTTCACAAAAGTACTCGATTATACCCTCAACATTAGCAGATACGGGGTCATTAGGCGTCTTCTGACTAATTCCGGTGTCATGTGAAGTCCCCAGACCACAATTTGTTGGCGTTCCCGGACCAAAATTTATTGGCCTCTCATGACAATAAATTATTCTTTCAGCTTCTTTATCTAACTGCGATGATACATACATTTCTAGAGCCTTCACTCTATCAGTTAAGTCAACAAGCTTCTTCATGATTTCCTCAAACCCTTTCTCCATTGCTTCCTTTACTGACCTAATCTATGCACCCATTTCCGGGATTTCATTTCCAATTTCCGGAATTTAATTTCCAATTTATGGGATTTCATTTGCAGTATAAGGGACTTGAATAAGACTTTTACCAGCCAAGTCCAGTTTATACTACCTTTTCcaccatatcttcttcttctgtacaGTTAGACTGTCTCTCCAACAATCAACAATTGGGTCAATTACACCTATCCCATCATCAAAACCTTCATCTATTATGCGCCTCAAAAGATATTTCTCATCCATGTCTGGTTCCAAGATGCTAATAATAGCCTGAAACACATAACATATCCTATGATTAATTAAACTATCAACTCAAAGTTCTCAAACTATCTACACAAACTTTTACCGTTTTATTCCCAACTGCTGCATTAATTTCTTCCAAGGAAAAACCTTTCATGCAACTTTCGGTGAACTTGTGCTTGCACATCCTTGGACAATCCCTCTCTGCGGGTACAACTTCTCTAAATTTTCTTCCAAGATGTGGAATACACTCAAATGCCAGAATCTACACATAAAGTTACAATGTGTGAGTGTTAAATCATACGACAATcacattaaaagtaaaaatattcaCTGAAAAATACCTCCAGAGGAACAATGAATCCACAAAAGCTagtttgtgctttttttttcacCGACCTTTTCATGTTCTTCATAACCCTCCAAAGCCCTTTCATACACTCATCAAATGAATAACGCCCCCAAGGAAACTTCTCCACAGCTTCTATGTCATCAACAACACTTAGAAGGACCGAGTCTATGTTCCCATCACCCTTAGAGCTAGCTTTCACTACCTTGCACAGGAAGTACAAGATAGTCATCCGCATTCTATCAGTTGAGCTCTtactcttcattttcttcagcTTCGCTTCCAcatcttcaatttttattttttcaatccTTTTAAACATCCTTTCTGCAAATGACCAGCCCcctatttttttgtagtttggTGGGTACTCATGGTAGTCAAACCCGGTTAACAACACATGCTCTTTCAAAGAATACCTAATAGGCACTCCATTCACTACAAACCAACACTCTCTATCCATGTTTGTACAAGCTGTACAAAGAAGAAGCATCCACAAACCTTGCACCATGTGGTTTGACTCCCTAGGCATGTGGAATACATGCTTGAATTGAGAATGCTTCTTGAACCaactgatttcttcttcaagtgTCTCTATGTATTCCACTGTCTGGGTCACAAGGCACCTGCTTCCTACCTTACCACCCTTGTTGTATTCAGTTTCCTTAAATAACATTTCCGGCGGCGGTGGTTGGGATTCATCTTCCTCAACATCTTCATAAATATCATCTTCCTCACCTGAATCATCATTATcagcatcatcaccatcattatCAGCATCATtttcagcatcatcatcatcattttcagCAGTATTATCATCATTATCAGCAGCATTATCATCGTTATTGGTATCCTGCAATCATAGACACACTGACTTAGTTTTTCTAGTTCTCCGAATTTGCTCAAACCATCATTTCTTGTAAATTTGTATTAATTGACACTTATCAACAATTGCTCAAACTAATGTATCTACCTGAGCATTGGATTTTgattcctcctcttcctcctcatgCAATTCTTTCGTAATTCCCTCTTTTGTAGAAGATGTTGCTTCCCCTCTTTTGGTGGGAGGTGCTACTTCTCCAGTTTGAGCTTCTGCTGTTGTGGGACGAGCTTCTGTTGTTTCTAGTTGTTTTGTCGGAAACGCTTCTGTTAGAGGTACTTCTGTGGGAGCTATCACATGATCAACGGCGGCTTCGGTTGTTGACTCATAAACTCTACCACCATCTTTCACAATAGTCATTGCTGAGACCGAACAAGAACAACCAAACGacaaaaattcttttaaacaaaccaaacaaccaAACTAATGGGATGCCAATTGAGCAATTTCGAGAGACTAACAAGATGAATGGAAGCAAATGATCTTACCAATTCCAATTTAATCGCCCTGGGTAATTTTCGGCGATGGAGACTACTAACCGGGAGAAGATTCCAAAGTTGATGGGTACTACTAACCGGGAGAAGATAAGTCGTTGGGAGTAGATGCAGAGAACTCACTGAGATCTGGAATCAGAGATAACGGCTGCGCTTTTTTTTTCCACAGGAGAAGTTATTCAAGTTTTCTGATCTTTAACAGTTAGACTTCGCGATTTAGGGATTTAGGATTCTAGATAGCGGATCTTTTGTTCGGATGCTCTGTTTTATTGGATTCGGGTCGAATAGTTTGGTTGGGTCTGTAATATTCAATATTTTACAAGGCTTTTTAGACATATCCTTCAGTTTtcagtattaaaaaaatgataaactaATAACGAAATAAGAGGGTGGCATATCcgatcatatttttttggatagtGGCCTTCCAACACTGAGCTCATTCAGTATAGAAAATGTTCTAGTTTAGATccacattataaaaaaataacttaagaATATTTACAAAACTAGCCATTTGTGATGTAAAGAAATGATTATTTAAGTCTTCAAGCTTAGAAAATAATCGCTAAATCCCTTAGCTTTTGCATATTTGCAATATTATTCCTCAACTTTCACTTTTGAAAATGAATCCCTAAAATTTTCATTGATTATACAAATTAGgttaatcgaaaaaaaaaagttttttgaatttaacattgacttttttaagtttcaatttTCGTAGTCAACATAAACTTTGAAATTAATCGGTCAATTGCAAATATTTGTGTGATTAAATAATCTCTGAAGATTATCTACTTTGATTTAGATgttgtatttaaatttaaaaacatattataaaaccaaacacaaacagtATATATGTACTCTTTCATcgtaattaaaatattaaataaactaataaaaaatatatatatatatatatatatatatcactataaATAGTATTGTTTATAAGTTATAATGTACGTATTCTTAGCTAGTTCTATTGATTTAATTGGTATGAAGaataaatatcataataaaaacaatatatttatcaTAAAACAACATAGTCAACAAGAACATTTGTAAGTAAACCTAATAAAGTATTAAAAGACATAATATaagttaaatacaaaaaaaaacgtgaatGATATTCTtctgagaagaaagaaatattagattataaatcatttaaattagtggtaatttatttgtttatagagaaatttttataaatacttaCTTGTGAATACTTTTTTTgaccattttcatttttactcattacaatatattaaattaatttttaaaagtttttgtttttcttattttacatttagagtgtaatttttaaaaatagaatttagtttttggagtttagagtttataatttagttattttgtatatcgaaaaatgtattatagaaaataaacaacaaattagtgtatttttgtaaaagagtattgaaaaaatatatttttttgcaaatgcctcttgtttatattctttttagtCGGTTCAATTAGTTTAATTTAGATAGTATaagacaaaatataaaattaaacatttcaaCTCTTGAAAATCGATGAACTACATGATCAATGCATACAAAACGAAGACAAACAACATCGATGCCGAAATAGAGAGAGAACGGCAAATGTGAGCGAGAGAGGCAGAGCGCGGAGTCGAATTGTGAACATCGGTTTGTCCAGAGTTTTTGTCCGAGGGAGTAACAGGTGAAGGGAGAATCATCTGCGGCGGAGCAGGAAAGGTTTGCCCTGTCGGGGCGGCGGCTGGTGGTAGACGTCGCGTTGTTGGCGACTGTGGAGCCATGGAAGACTGggaaacgtaaaaaaaaataacatatggTTTGGTTTAGACAAATAAGAGGACATGTAGTGCCTTGCTTGGACTTGCCTCACGTTAAATTAATATCATATAAAGCCATATGTTCATAAACAAAAACGTACTTGGTTATTGGTAGTCTTGGTGAGCCCGATATCGTAAGTCATGGTTAGATCAGGTTTAAACAACCCGAAGGCTCGTTCTGAACCTTTCCCAGGCTTGAGATTCTCGTCGTACAATGCAAACAAGTATGTCTCGATCACTTTCCCGGGCATAAGTGGCGTCCCGGACCCAGATTTCAAATGAGCAATGAGGTTTTTATTGTAAGCTCTAGCGTTCTCAACTGTTGCACCAGCCTCTTCCGGGTCTCCCTTGTATGGCCACCCAGTCTCAGCGACCATTATCTCTACGTCTTTAAACCCCATTGAGTTTAAAGCTGAATACACCGCATCAACCttcacaaaaccaaatttttaccaCCGTAAACCACAAAATAGATttgatctcattttttttttcctttctatatTACAAATCAAGTTTTCCGTATTTAGTCTCCTTTCCTAAAAGTATGAATCCATAATTGCAAATTTCAATATCAGTTGTGTTCCTTCCACTTAACTTTAATAGGTACACTCACTTTGTGTCCTTTACTGATTTATACCACTTTTTCTTCCTAGAGCACAATTTTCACTTTTCATTCATTTGACGTAACTAAATGTGCTAAACTTTTTGATTAAGGAAAGTGTTTTGTCAGAAtaaaactacaagaaaaattcattcaatttatcaaaaaaaaaaaaaaaaaaaaNAATATATCATCTCGTTACCCAACTTTAAGTATACATCAAAAAATTCATGAAATACTTTCTGTCCACTAAATATATTTGGTTCAAATATAATAACTTCGATTAAAGTagctaaaacttaaaatatgtcAAAAGGAAGTAAAATAAAACCTGAGCATCGAACATGTTCATATACTTAAGGTTGCTGTTGGGGTCGACACGGCCAGGATTAGTCTGAAACAAGCAATAGGCCAACGTTTCGGGTCTCCGGTCTTCTTGGTACGCGAAAAACGGGTACGGGTTAACCGCAAAAGGTGACCCGGTCTCACTATTAAACTCTAGCAACCCCTTCAATATATCAGCATGTTCCGGTTTAAATACCGCGGTCGAAGGAGGGTCTGACCCGGCCAGAACCGACATTACATGTACCGTCGAGACCTTAATTTTCCCGCCACCAAGAGACGCCGCCTCGAGAGCACTTTGTACATTTTTCATAGCAGGTAGAAGCTGCGACATGAGGGTATTGTCGCCAAAGGTTGTGACCTCGTTCCCAACGGCTATAAGAACAATCTTGCTCGCTGGATAATAAGGTATCACGTTGGTTTCAACCCAGGTTCGGGCGAAACCCGGGTCGGATGCTAAACCGGGTACATCGCCGTTAGATGCCCCGATAACGATCTCGATCCCCGTGTTTGCGAGGGCCTTGATTACAGCCGGGTCGGATCCGTAAAGCCGGactttttggaaagttgtgGACTGAAGAAGCTTTGCACTGGCTGAGGGAGGTGGAAGATTGTCGGCGGTAAGGCCATAGTTTACTCCGAGGAACGGTTGAGACTCTGTTTTGATACATGTGAAAGAATCAGATTTAGAGAAAGTTTTAAATATGAAACTGTAAATGAGTTTTTGAAACTAGAACTTACTTGATAGATGTAAacatgaggagaagaagagtagGAGAAATGAATAAACAGAAGCTGCCATGGCTGCTCTGTTTTTTCGTTTTCTGTGTtcttttgaatttgaattgttCTGATTTGTAACTTTCGTTTGTCCCTATATTATAGAAAACTATGGAGTAGaactatagatatatatatatatatatatatatatatatatatatgtagaaaacGACCGACGTTGTTAAGGTAAAATGTAATACTTTCGAAAATTTAAAATGGTAAAAAGACACGATTACTCTCTCTTTTTGATTTGGACCAATGATAAGTTAGTATAATACCTACAAAACTGAAATACATTTAaggctttttttctttttctttaagtaTTTATCCTAGTACTTAATAGTTCCTTTTTCTTGTCAACGTATTTAGTAGTTCTTGTTTAGT harbors:
- the LOC104760692 gene encoding glucan endo-1,3-beta-glucosidase 7-like gives rise to the protein MAASVYSFLLLFFSSCLHLSKSQPFLGVNYGLTADNLPPPSASAKLLQSTTFQKVRLYGSDPAVIKALANTGIEIVIGASNGDVPGLASDPGFARTWVETNVIPYYPASKIVLIAVGNEVTTFGDNTLMSQLLPAMKNVQSALEAASLGGGKIKVSTVHVMSVLAGSDPPSTAVFKPEHADILKGLLEFNSETGSPFAVNPYPFFAYQEDRRPETLAYCLFQTNPGRVDPNSNLKYMNMFDAQVDAVYSALNSMGFKDVEIMVAETGWPYKGDPEEAGATVENARAYNKNLIAHLKSGSGTPLMPGKVIETYLFALYDENLKPGKGSERAFGLFKPDLTMTYDIGLTKTTNNQSSMAPQSPTTRRLPPAAAPTGQTFPAPPQMILPSPVTPSDKNSGQTDVHNSTPRSASLAHICRSLSISASMLFVFVLYALIM